The genome window attatttaaaaaaatatgtaagggtaaataaaaaagcttaataCGAAACTCATTAAAAATACGTCATTTCgtattcgaaattcaaaaaaacaCGTAGtctgttttgtaaataatatttgacaaCTTCagtatatcaatttaaattaaaaaagggtctaacaaattaaatcttctAAAACATGAACGGACCAAACCATTAACACATTAACTAAAtatccaaaataaaaaaatggctCACAAAACCATAGATTTAATCTAATTATTTTCCGGTctgttttgatttataaacCGCTAATCAAGATGGATGACAATGAAGGCTACGGTatgattttactttaatttgatGAGTAATAACCTTAAAATTGCTGATATTTGTAGGAAGCATTTAGGAAGCAAATAAAGTCCGCATACTATGAAATATATCTGAGAACTTTAAGCAGTAGACACAGGCTGATGATGACGTTGAAATAAATACTCGATCGGagagcaaaaaaataatagctaaaataaaaagcatatCTACGTTAAAGTAATTCAGTACTATATTTTTCAGAGCGTGATGAATTAGATGACATTATAGATGGAACTGACAGTGGAACATCGATGTCAACGACAGCCTCAAGCATCGCATCCAGCATGTACGACAAATTCCACTTCGTTCTGGAACTTCACGACTTACAGAAAGGTAAACAAACGGTAGAAAAACGACCGGACTCGAGAGTTaagaagttaaaaaagaaaaccaaaAGTCCAGCTTCCACTAAGAAATCTGAGAGCAGTGATTCGAGCAGTGGAAACGATGATTATACGCTCACACAATCACACGCATCTAAGGAACAGTTCTTTGATGCACATGAGAGCTATTATGGTATAACcggtatgtttttattatttttagtgccATTATAGTCCAATACATAattctttgaaaatattctttctttcaaaataaattctagcTGCTGTTTCAATTACTTTAACAATTAATGACCAAAGTACAACAAATATAGCAAGAGCTAAGTCTACTAGCTGCGCGCAGGTTTGCCGATGACTCCCCCTACCGATAACACCGCGCTCTTGTCCTCGGTACCGTCAGTTACTCTGTATCGTCGCGTGACGTCCGAAAGCCATCGACAAAGCTTCTACGCACGAGCACTACgtatcattttattaataaagtattatttctAGACAAAGACCCCAACCGaaatcaaaacataataagaGATGTTGATGAagttaaagatattaaagtaataactgAACATTCAGACCGACATCCGCATCTAACGCAAATAGGGGTAAAGgtcatagatattttattttatatagtagaACATTCTAGTGTAAAATCATAGATgtggctttatttttttttaattttgatgcaCAGATTCCTGAGtccattgaaaaataaaaattcaaccCCGATGATATTAATCAAGCAACGAATGTAAGGAaatgaaaatagtaataaatacggaagatattgtttttttgacttatgtaacaaatatgaaGCTTAATTCAGTAATCAAAAAAATCGAAACGAACAATCTAATGCAATAGCTAATTCAAGAAGCGAAATATTTACATCCAATAAATGAAGTTCAACAAAACtggtttagttttttaaaggatttttaaatttacaggaCTTATACTTAACTATATACTTATTAGAACAAGTCGTTCCTACAAACAATCTTTATCAACACAAACAACTGCTTATGCAGTAAAAATTGCAGTACAAGTCACAATTTGTAGCCACAACCAGACTATTTgcaagatatttgtataaaattattattattacagctTAAAGTTATAGATCTACAAGGCTTACATGGCAGTAAAACTTGTAGGCGCCAAAAACTGTCATAAGATTCTTGTGTGACATTGTGAGATTATGTTTGTAAACATTGAaaggatataaaatattggttgtcatactaatattataaatgcgaatgtttaaatggatggatggatgtttgaaggtatctccgcaaagaatcttaatgaaatttggcacagatatagaacatagtctggaagaacacataggttacttattaagtgtttttaacgtcgcacggacggagtagcgggcgacaactagtttgcTATAAAACCAATATTCAGTACTCGTATATtgccattttaaatattacatttaaacatcCCTATCTGGCAATAGTCGTCGTGACTGACACTTTTGTGGctaggctaaaggacaccgatatccaatgccttaataaattaaaaaaaaactgacacaTTCGATTTTGTTATCACCATGACaacaaattactttaatattttttgtcatgAAGTGACTTGGTTTTGCCAAAATTTGTGTCATgaagaatttaaattcttagtaatatttatataagtaatacTCAATTACATTGATGTTaaagtttctattttattctaGTGTTACTAAAATAACTTGGTATGTCTTTTTTCTTCTttggtatttataaatattgaataacgCGATGTCGCTATCCCGGTGgaatagatttataaaacaacgGCAATTTaccaacatttttaattgtgttttgtcttttaatttcgattttgattttatttttactaataatactaaagctacagtgaaatttttaaaatgaatgagCCGCTTCTACTAGTAATACCTCTGCCGGAGTATGTTTAGTATCCGTCACCCAAAGAGCTTCTTTAGTCGTGCCTTACTAaccttaaaaacaattaacaaataataggAAATTGCGTATTCATTTTGTGTATTCAATGGAAACAAAAGTTTGTTGTGAACAAGGCCTTTGTATAGTTTTTGTCTTGCTTTGTAGACAAAATCGCAAACTGTACagacaaaacaaaaagtatggcaaatgtaatttataaagtgCAGACAAAGACTTTTTGATCCAGGcctaaagaataaatatatttaatacaaacagtTTGAGATATCATGACAAAAACAGGATAGATAAAGCTATGAAGCATTACTTGAAAAAGAgcatatcaaaattatttgtgcTAAATTTGAGTTGATTGGGTTGACTAAACATGTTTGATAACATGATTAAGATGTATCTAATATAATCTAgcatacaaaattttcttcCATTATAAACGGGAAATAATTTTCTCCTGATTGTATTTTCTTGTTTGGTAAAATTTACGTAAATCCGACTAATTTCTGCGTTCTAATAATCATTAGCTAAAACTAAGTGAACCCAgagaaaaaaactattaaacatCTGCAAATGTATACCACAAacattgaaagaaaattatgttGGAATAGCAggacaattaattaaaaattaacttattcaCAGGTATGGAAAAGACATTACGtcacaaagttaaaaataaaaaatctacagGCAAACCCAAGCCTACTAAAAAACGAAAAAGCGATGGtttgtgaataaattttattctactACTACTTGATAAGAATTATAATAGTATTAGTCATCTAGGCCTACATCTAAcgaacttaaaaaatatcaaagttttttttgttattttttcatttgagTTTTTCGTATTGCAGGACCTACTTGCTCAATGTTCTTAGCTGAACTTTCAAGAAAACTAGCATTAAAGAAGAAACAAGAAGAAGAATCACCTAAAAACATAGTACGTAAGTAAATTATTCTCGATAAACTTCGTATAAAACTGTatgacattttgtttaatttccttCGTCCTTATAGAGACCATAATAGAGAGTATAACAAATGCATTGCcgataaaatttttcaaaaaacgTACTGAGGTTAAAGAACCACCTTTGGCATTGGAGAATCTACAAATATATGCTCCTGAACTCTTACCAAATGATAAAATTGATATCGTAAAAGTTGGAGATGAAAATGTTACCAAGGATGAGGTTgaaatcaaacaaataaatctagAACAAAATACACGAAAAACACCTTTCAAAGTACCTAAAATGCCAGTCGTTAACAGTGAAGTACTTAAAATCGCCGCTGAAAGAAGTAAAAAACGAGAAGATGCATCCGTGAATACTGGAGTAAGTAATGATGTAGCAGTTGAATTGGCTAAGCATGTCAAcactttaaagaaaatatcatTAATAGCCGAAGAGTTTAATAAGAAAAcaggtaattaataaaaaccataaaatatagtaaaactaaaaaaaactatatgatAACGTAAACATCTTATATCTTACTCGTTGcagcaaaaaatttaaaagaaatagtgGACAGCGTGCAAGAAGAATTAATAAAGAAGCTAGAACTTGTCCAAGCGGAACAAGCGTTAGAGGCAGCCAAAAATAAGGACGCTAATCAAAAGCCGTAAACCACAAAAGTACCATCATTACTATAAAGACATCAAAAGTCAAAAAGGAATTTTAGGCCTGTCAATAAACAATCCATGTCAAATTtagatttcataaataaaatgtgacaACGGTCTTTcacaaatttattgtaaaatattaaaattataaaaatattaaaagtgtttCTTTTTCGTATATTTGACGCGCAACTAAAAGAGTCAAATTAGATGGAATTCGAATAATGTTTCAATGTGCAGTGCTTGTgtttgtttctaaaataaatattatatcgtAAATCAACATCCAAGTATAGATTTATTCCGAAATTCATCGAAATGTGTAAGTATTTGCAAGCATTTAACATTGCTTGTGTACAGATTACCTTAATATGATACAAAACAGTGTCAGTCATTATTAgtgaagtaatttaataaatttaattaaataatatcatcATCACCATAATAAATCAGCCTACTCTGTCCACTGTTGGAGATAGGTCTAAAACAATTGGCCTGTTAGACAATTGTTTaccaaaatgttattttcatttgattCTGTTTTGGAAGATTACAATCAGTTTTTCGTAATGGAAGAACCAGTTAAAGACAATGCAGGTGGATCATTGGTAACGAACGATGACATTATTACATACGAACATTCGAAAGCCAgcaaaaatgttgtatttagTATAGGTAAGAGatacttaaattaatgatattatttgaaaatatatattcatatcaccacttaataaataagaaagaaaaacaataaaattctcTAGTTCTAAATATTTCTAGGAGACATGCCTGCATGCAGGACCAGTAATAATGTTAGCAAGTCAGCTCcaaagaataaacaaaaactagGTGAgagacataaatataaattaaatatttattatcacaaAGACttatcaaaagaaaatttataatttatattcctGCAGATAGATGCAATTCAAAACCAAGTCAAATACCACGGTACAGATATCACCAAAAAGAACCACTAATACTAGAAACACCAACAAAATCAATAACagaaaaaacaactaaaatagaaaaatcacgacgtaaacttttaatgaaatcatCCTTAGAAAAGATGCAAGTTAACAATCGAAAATTAGGTTTGTAGTTCATTaagctaaataaattataataataacttcaCTTGAGtacttactttatttaatgtattgaaACTCTTTAGATATTCCATCAGATATACAATCTGAATCTAGTTCGGCGATTATAACTAAAGTACTTTTAGAGGAAATCAGGGGACGACATAAAATTGGAAGTGATCGGTTAAAcggtaagttattttttttattcaacaagCAAAGAAGTACAATCATagctggataagcgagagtccaagggaccacaatattttctttcttttataatttgctttttagccgacttcaaaaagaaggaggttatcaattcgactgtatttttttatgtgtgttaccgcgatgctccgcccttgatgctccgattttgaaaaaaaaaaattttatcgaaaggaagtgcttgcagattggtcccatttttttttaatgactagaagactagtagattttctCGATTATGTGGTCTTCCATCGAGACCTGACAATCTCGCTTATCcaagttcgactgtattttataatctttatctGCAGAATGGCTAATGGAATCTGCTACGGACTACTTAAGGCCATTAGCGAATTGTTTAGGTGCAAGTAATATATCCAGCACAATGGTACCTCAAACAAGTCAAAGCGAATGTGATGTTAATACAAGAATGAGTATAGgtatctaattaattaaattaaaattaaattgtattcgaTATTCAGAAGATAaagatttgataatttttcatttattttctagaaaaaaGATTGATAGAAGctttatctaataaaaataataatgctaTTATTGCAATGGATAAAAACATGCCCTACATTACTTTTGAGGAATTGGAACTAGATATGAGACCTGAACaggatttttcaaataatgatCACTTAAAAGGtaagctaaaataaatttaaaaaatcagtttAAATCTTCGGTAAGATCGTgtaattataagataaatcattgaataataattatagcaaCTTAAAATTAGATGATAATTGATTTGATGTTTTAGATCATATCaatgaaataaagaaacagAATAATACAGAAATTACGACTAACGCAGtatttgaaaattgtatattgAAGACAAAAGAATTCTTCAAATCTAAATCACCGCGGAAAAAAGCAGTAAAAGGTAACCtttgcaaacaaaattattacaaatgaaGACTACGATGTAGTTATAAAAGAAGTCTATATTCATGTACCATCTTATGCacaacattttgtttacttacaagatatgaattgataaatattcaacggttttaaaacatagttatCTTGTAATTATAACTATTACGGTGGACTTATTatgcttttaattttagatattgAAAAGAGTACAGAAAGAAAGGCAGACCACAGCCACGTTGAAGATAccgaattaaaaacaaacgaaacAATGAAATGTGTTCGATATAATGTCACAAGTGCTggtaaaaaactttttattttatttttaactagctgtgtccgcgacttcgtccgtctgaaatactgtcttcgggtagcatttattcgcatttaaagtagcctatgtcctttctcagggtcttgactatctgtgtaccaaatgccatttaaatcggttcagtagttttgccatgaaagcgagacagacagacagagttactttcgcatttataaggattatataaatatataaactactTAAGCTTGAGATGGTCCATTGATATATACAGATTGTagtattacattttgttatatctaatttattttttaggtaATCATATTACAGAAACAGGAAACAACGATTTGTCTGGAACAACTTATGACGGAAATGAACATATGCCTACATCTTCTTATATTGACTGTCCTTCTGAGATTCTTCAAAGGATGACAAATCTGGAAGCTGAAGGTAGCactttgaagatttttttaactatatcgCAAGCATGTCATCGAGTAaagtaattctttattttaaggttatgATATTGCAAGCACTGTGTCAGGTACTGATATAGAAATTCGTGACGATTTTTTaagcaattataattttgaacaaGCATATTCTAGCTTAATGGAAGGTCGTAGTGAAAATTGGATTCTAGACAATTGCAATGATAGTTTATGTTGTATCGAGGATCCACAAGTAGAGGAgccaaatatttgtaaattatgtgCATCCCACACTGGAAGtcagaaacaaaagaaaggtAAAACATCAACTATCCATAAATTTGATGATAATCCTACTTTTCCTCTTTGTAATCCTTTTGTCGTCGTCTCATCATCATTTCAGTAGTCACACCTTTCTTGCTCATGTCACTGACTCAGAAATAGTAACATTAACTATGAACTATTTTCAGGTGCATGTGATTCTCATGATTACCATCACCATTACTGCTGGAGGCGAGAAGTTGCAAAGCGATATAGCGATAAAAATGTACGATACAGGGGACGCTGCAAAAAATGCCACAAACATAGAAACAATCAGATCCGAAGTTAGTCCAAGAGTCATTCAAAAATTTTCACAACACTTAGACATTGCTAAACtagtctaaatataaaaaaaaaaaacttgagaggtgtcaagggacacccggatggaacgaagttcctttcaattaattagtgaaggaaccaatgtttattctatgaataaaaaacttaagtgttcacaagaagtacattttatttctatgaattttcgttatatattgccacgtcgttgccatggtgaagtagcgctcattcgtcgttaacatacttactatagcaaaaagtgtcgtgacaacttttcgtaagaattttttccgtctagccccctttcacaacgcgggataaggaacttcgttccaaaaatatttatggaaAATTGTGTATTGGAAAGCATAGTAATAcggatgtaaaataataaatattatcagaatagttacattttatactCGACTTTGTACAGATTTGTAATGTTTTGCAACAGTTCCTCGACCGTTCATAACGTTTACAAAGTACCTCTCCGTGGGAAGAATCTGTCGACGACGCTGGAACCTCATGTGGAAAGGCACTGCAGAGAGATGGGCCAGCAAACCTAAGTCGCATTCGAAGTGTAGAACTtgtaagtataataaaatttctttgtaaCTCCTTCATACATTACTCACTTATACACTCCATATAgtagttttagtttagtttaaagaaagttttgtatttttgtatgtaacgaataaactcaaaaactacattATCGAGGCGTATTATTTGGCTATATTTAttggtagttttttttttaattccacgcgggcATAGTCGCCGGCAAAAgtaactgttttaaaataaattcaaaatgtaaataaagcgTCTTTTCTAGTTCAAacaattgtaaatgtaaatagacAACTATCAAGTTACATGTCTGTGTAAAGtaaatatcattgaattaaCACTCTCAGTAtatcttgcaaattaaataactaattttaatcgATCTTCATTCTAAATAAGTTTACAATTACAAACAGCTTCAAATTCAtaagaaatcaaaattataaacaacgtcagtatatttttttaatttaattattcctgTCACGATTCAGGCATGTAAATGCCAATTTCACTTTATCAGTACTGAATCTAGtcaaatattaatgttgtctatttaaaaataatttaatgtttatagaaTTAGAcggataaattaattacaatataataaattaattttattttcagttgcCACAATGCTTGATTTGCAAAGATCCGGGTTCTGGGAAAATGCCGACGTCCAAACGACCGTGTTGCTCTACCATGAAGCAGGTAAATGATGTGTGAAAGGGCCCTAACGGCTCTGAACTGTAACCCAGATGACCGATAATAGATAAAGTTTAGGGACCC of Papilio machaon chromosome 6, ilPapMach1.1, whole genome shotgun sequence contains these proteins:
- the LOC106714467 gene encoding uncharacterized protein LOC106714467, with protein sequence MEKTLRHKVKNKKSTGKPKPTKKRKSDGPTCSMFLAELSRKLALKKKQEEESPKNIVQTIIESITNALPIKFFKKRTEVKEPPLALENLQIYAPELLPNDKIDIVKVGDENVTKDEVEIKQINLEQNTRKTPFKVPKMPVVNSEVLKIAAERSKKREDASVNTGVSNDVAVELAKHVNTLKKISLIAEEFNKKTAKNLKEIVDSVQEELIKKLELVQAEQALEAAKNKDANQKP